The proteins below come from a single Trichocoleus desertorum ATA4-8-CV12 genomic window:
- a CDS encoding AAA family ATPase, which translates to MMGVAGSGKTLVGRLLSERLESDFLEGDRRHPQANILKMLSHQPLQDADRQQWLLEVEDDIRRASDRHRETVITCSALKLSYRKQLAALGRVQLVYLKVPPSELERRLTQRQNHYMPSAMLHSQVAAFEPIIPEENVMTVDGLLPPFEVVNSLLSQGTQRFPNLKKPWWQRYVE; encoded by the coding sequence ATGATGGGAGTGGCAGGATCAGGCAAAACACTGGTGGGTCGGCTGTTATCCGAGCGCTTAGAAAGTGATTTTCTGGAAGGCGATCGCCGACACCCCCAAGCCAACATCCTCAAAATGCTGTCTCATCAACCTTTACAAGATGCAGACCGCCAACAGTGGTTGTTAGAAGTTGAGGATGATATCCGCAGAGCTAGCGATCGTCACCGAGAAACAGTCATCACTTGCTCTGCTCTCAAACTCTCCTATCGCAAACAACTAGCCGCTTTAGGACGAGTCCAATTGGTTTACCTGAAGGTGCCGCCATCAGAACTGGAACGCCGTCTTACCCAACGACAAAATCACTACATGCCGTCAGCGATGCTGCACAGCCAAGTCGCTGCATTCGAACCCATCATCCCCGAAGAAAATGTCATGACTGTAGACGGACTTTTGCCTCCCTTTGAGGTGGTTAACTCTTTGCTAAGTCAGGGGACACAACGATTTCCAAATCTGAAAAAACCTTGGTGGCAGAGATATGTAGAGTGA
- a CDS encoding SAM-dependent methyltransferase: protein MSIDLGKSTNKGTAMMKFAHQFQPGVILEDEYVGWFFDDSLAKSLQEDSLNLGVEPVDDAQRFQQITYWYTILREKYGDEVITDAIASGCRQLLLLGAGYDTRFFRISSVREKAVATFEVDLPKTIDDKQKYLVSKLGYIPEGLKLISLDFNHDDLGSLVRYGFDKALPTVYVWQGVSYYLPKESVSGVLDFIKSQMAPDSVLLFDCCSPLMTFKNDQVPGISASIDKLVEIGEPYLFGMYGDEMKVWLEEKGFQDIEVLQQDDLEEKILHKRTLLNNMWYLVVAKA from the coding sequence ATGAGTATTGATTTAGGCAAGTCCACCAACAAAGGTACAGCTATGATGAAATTTGCTCATCAATTCCAACCTGGTGTAATTCTAGAAGATGAGTATGTTGGCTGGTTCTTTGATGATTCCCTAGCAAAGTCTTTACAAGAGGATTCCCTAAACCTTGGTGTAGAGCCTGTCGATGATGCTCAAAGATTTCAGCAAATTACTTATTGGTACACCATTTTGAGGGAAAAGTACGGTGATGAAGTTATTACAGATGCGATCGCTTCAGGATGTAGGCAACTTCTTCTGCTTGGAGCAGGTTACGATACAAGGTTCTTTCGTATTTCTAGTGTGCGAGAGAAAGCCGTTGCCACGTTTGAAGTTGACTTGCCCAAAACGATTGATGATAAGCAAAAGTATCTGGTTAGCAAGCTAGGATACATCCCTGAAGGATTAAAACTTATCTCCCTCGACTTTAATCATGACGACCTCGGCAGTCTTGTTCGCTATGGTTTTGATAAAGCACTGCCAACGGTTTATGTTTGGCAAGGGGTTAGCTACTATCTACCTAAAGAGAGTGTTTCTGGCGTCTTAGACTTCATCAAATCGCAAATGGCACCTGATTCAGTGCTGCTCTTTGATTGCTGTTCCCCCTTAATGACTTTCAAAAATGACCAAGTTCCAGGTATATCAGCCAGTATTGATAAACTTGTCGAAATTGGTGAGCCGTATTTGTTTGGTATGTATGGTGATGAGATGAAAGTATGGTTAGAGGAGAAGGGATTTCAAGATATTGAGGTTTTGCAACAAGATGACTTAGAGGAGAAAATTCTGCACAAGCGTACATTGTTAAACAATATGTGGTATCTGGTGGTCGCTAAAGCGTAA